One genomic segment of Falco biarmicus isolate bFalBia1 chromosome 15, bFalBia1.pri, whole genome shotgun sequence includes these proteins:
- the GFOD2 gene encoding glucose-fructose oxidoreductase domain-containing protein 2 isoform X2, whose amino-acid sequence MSSHIVQGIGKNVICEKAATSVDAFRMVTAARYYPKLMSIVGNVLRFLPAFVKMKQLIEEHYVGSVMICDVRVYGGSLLSHKYNWICDELMGGGGLHTMGTYIIDLLTHLISRRAEKVHGLLKTFVKQNTAISGIRHVTSDDFCFFQMLMSEGVCCTVTLNFNMPGSFIHEVMIVGSAGRLIARGTDLYGQKNTALQEELLFTDSLTVNKGLLDKGFKDIPLLYLKGMVYMVQALRQSFQDQEDRRTWDHKPVSMAASFEDGLYMQSVVEAIKKSSRSGEWEAVEVMTEEPDANQNLCEALQRNNL is encoded by the exons ATGTCCTCTCACATAGTACAGG GAATAGGGAAGAACGTGATCTGTGAGAAAGCTGCTACCTCTGTGGATGCCTTCAGGATGGTCACAGCTGCCAGGTATTACCCCAAGCTGATGAGCATTGTTGGCAATGTTCTCCGTTTTTTGCCCGCCTTTGTGAAGATGAAGCAGTTGATAGAGGAGCACTATGTGGGCAGCGTGATGATCTGTGACGTACGAGTTTATGGGGGAAGCTTGCTCAGTCACAAGTACAACTGGATCTGTGATGAGCTGATGGGAGGAGGTGGTCTGCATACGATGGGAACCTACATTATCGATCTCTTAACTCACCTCatcagcaggagagcagagaaggTCCATGGTTTGCTCAAGACTTTTGTGAAGCAGAACACAGCGATAAGCGGGATCCGCCATGTCACTAGTGatgacttctgctttttccagatGCTAATGAGCGAGGGTGTCTGTTGCACTGTGACTCTCAACTTCAACATGCCTGGATCGTTCATCCACGAAGTCATGATTGTTGGGTCTGCTGGGCGCCTCATAGCTCGTGGCACGGACTTGTATGGGCAGAAGAACACTGCGCTCCAGGAAGAACTACTGTTTACAGACTCTCTGACTGTCAACAAGGGCCTTTTGGATAAGGGGTTTAAAGACATCCCGCTGCTTTACCTAAAAGGAATGGTATACATGGTGCAAGCACTGCGGCAGTCTTTCCAAGACCAGGAAGACCGTCGGACATGGGATCATAAACCTGTTTCTATGGCAGCCTCTTTTGAAGATGGTCTGTACATGCAAAGTGTAGTAGAGGCCATCAAGAAATCCAGCAGGTCAGGGGAGTGGGAGGCTGTGGAGGTGATGACTGAGGAACCAGATGCCAATCAAAACCTCTGTGAGGCGCTTCAGAGAAATAACTTATGA
- the LOC130159095 gene encoding uncharacterized protein LOC130159095 isoform X1: MEVQLASGFLPLLLLAWLPAGLSHQISATIDVSVGLDLILQCLLQAGSNSTARGVKWFNTTQNNGEKQNEDGVEMKNGSAQLVFPSVNKAHSGMYTCRMENMRNTSRNKDSKLNTHGTVASQPRESVITTECRFKIWSENLTVHVKWYRPAGLEVGNQTDTIVLGENCANLTSPGMHAASTGICGCRVFITRVNLTDTGNGTQGTVPSCSPGAPQAKGTWIETWAGLNFPLCIISSLAVATLLYMLVIGLLVWRCRRNRKGKAEPALSLRLLWELVSISSSPAGLDKPRLGRCPSLISCCSCSLGVPCTGLSRTNCPGVGRRFTPPFLLASCWLRACSWHKLWCK; this comes from the exons ATGGAGGTCCAGCTGGCCAGCGGCTTTCTGCCCCTGCTGCTCCttgcctggctgcctgctg GACTGTCTCACCAGATTTCAGCCACAATTGACGTGTCGGTAGGGTTAGATCTCAtcttgcagtgcctgctccagGCAGGCTCAAACAGCACTGCCAGGGGTGTGAAATGGTTTAATACCACACAAAAcaatggagaaaagcagaatgaagaTGGTGTGGAGATGAAAAATGGTTCTGCCCAGCTCGTCTTCCCCAGTGTGAACAAAGCACATTCAGGAATGTACACGTGCAGGATGGAGAACATGAGGAACACGTCCAGGAACAAAGATTCCAAACTGAACACTCATG GGACAGTCGCCAGCCAGCCAAGAGAGTCAGTCATCACCACAGAGTGCAGGTTCAAGATTTGGTCAGAGAATCTCACAGTACACGTGAAGTGGTACAGACCTGCAGGTCTGGAGGTGGGGAATCAAACTGACACCATCGTTCTGGGAGAAAACTGTGCCAACCTCACCAGCCCTGGCATGcatgcagccagcacaggaaTCTGTGGGTGTAGGGTCTTCATCACAAGAGTAAACTTGACAGACACTGGAAATGGTACGCAAGGGACAGTTCCTA GCTGTAGCCCTGGGGCACCTCAGGCCAAAGGCACCTGGATTGAGACCTGGGCAG GACTCAACTTCCCCCTGTGTATCATCTCCAGCTTAGCAGTGGCGACGCTTCTTTACATGCTGGTAATTGGCCTTCTGGTGTGGCGGtgcagaaggaacagaaaaggtAAGGCTGAGCCCGCGCTGAGCCTCCGTCTGCTGTGGGAACTGGTCAGCATCTCCTCCTCACCTGCTGGCCTGGACAAGCCCAGGCTTGGGAGATGTCCATCTTTGAtatcctgctgctcctgctcactTGGGGTTCCCTGCACAGGTCTGTCCCGAACAAACTGTCCCGGGGTGGGGAGAAGGTTCACCCCTCCCTTTCTTCTGGCCAGTTGCTGGTTGAGAGCCTGCTCATGGCACAAGCTGTGGTGCAAGTGA
- the GFOD2 gene encoding glucose-fructose oxidoreductase domain-containing protein 2 isoform X3, whose product MVTAARYYPKLMSIVGNVLRFLPAFVKMKQLIEEHYVGSVMICDVRVYGGSLLSHKYNWICDELMGGGGLHTMGTYIIDLLTHLISRRAEKVHGLLKTFVKQNTAISGIRHVTSDDFCFFQMLMSEGVCCTVTLNFNMPGSFIHEVMIVGSAGRLIARGTDLYGQKNTALQEELLFTDSLTVNKGLLDKGFKDIPLLYLKGMVYMVQALRQSFQDQEDRRTWDHKPVSMAASFEDGLYMQSVVEAIKKSSRSGEWEAVEVMTEEPDANQNLCEALQRNNL is encoded by the coding sequence ATGGTCACAGCTGCCAGGTATTACCCCAAGCTGATGAGCATTGTTGGCAATGTTCTCCGTTTTTTGCCCGCCTTTGTGAAGATGAAGCAGTTGATAGAGGAGCACTATGTGGGCAGCGTGATGATCTGTGACGTACGAGTTTATGGGGGAAGCTTGCTCAGTCACAAGTACAACTGGATCTGTGATGAGCTGATGGGAGGAGGTGGTCTGCATACGATGGGAACCTACATTATCGATCTCTTAACTCACCTCatcagcaggagagcagagaaggTCCATGGTTTGCTCAAGACTTTTGTGAAGCAGAACACAGCGATAAGCGGGATCCGCCATGTCACTAGTGatgacttctgctttttccagatGCTAATGAGCGAGGGTGTCTGTTGCACTGTGACTCTCAACTTCAACATGCCTGGATCGTTCATCCACGAAGTCATGATTGTTGGGTCTGCTGGGCGCCTCATAGCTCGTGGCACGGACTTGTATGGGCAGAAGAACACTGCGCTCCAGGAAGAACTACTGTTTACAGACTCTCTGACTGTCAACAAGGGCCTTTTGGATAAGGGGTTTAAAGACATCCCGCTGCTTTACCTAAAAGGAATGGTATACATGGTGCAAGCACTGCGGCAGTCTTTCCAAGACCAGGAAGACCGTCGGACATGGGATCATAAACCTGTTTCTATGGCAGCCTCTTTTGAAGATGGTCTGTACATGCAAAGTGTAGTAGAGGCCATCAAGAAATCCAGCAGGTCAGGGGAGTGGGAGGCTGTGGAGGTGATGACTGAGGAACCAGATGCCAATCAAAACCTCTGTGAGGCGCTTCAGAGAAATAACTTATGA
- the GFOD2 gene encoding glucose-fructose oxidoreductase domain-containing protein 2 isoform X1 — protein MKMLPGVGVFGTGSTARVLVPLLRAEGFSIEALWGKTDEEAKQLAEEMNISFHTSRTDDVLLHQDVDLVCINIPPPLTRQIAVKALGIGKNVICEKAATSVDAFRMVTAARYYPKLMSIVGNVLRFLPAFVKMKQLIEEHYVGSVMICDVRVYGGSLLSHKYNWICDELMGGGGLHTMGTYIIDLLTHLISRRAEKVHGLLKTFVKQNTAISGIRHVTSDDFCFFQMLMSEGVCCTVTLNFNMPGSFIHEVMIVGSAGRLIARGTDLYGQKNTALQEELLFTDSLTVNKGLLDKGFKDIPLLYLKGMVYMVQALRQSFQDQEDRRTWDHKPVSMAASFEDGLYMQSVVEAIKKSSRSGEWEAVEVMTEEPDANQNLCEALQRNNL, from the exons ATGAAAATGCTTCCTGGAGTGGGTGTGTTTGGCACTGGCAGCACCGCCCGGGTACTGGTACCCTTGCTGAGAGCAGAAGGCTTCTCCATTGAAGCGCTTTGGGGGAAGACTGATGAGGAAGCCAAACAGCTGGCAGAGGAAATGAACATCTCCTTCCACACAAGTCGGACTGATGATGTCTTGCTGCACCAGGACGTGGATTTGGTTTGCATCAATATCCCTCCACCACTAACTCGGCAAATTGCTGTGAAGGCTCTAG GAATAGGGAAGAACGTGATCTGTGAGAAAGCTGCTACCTCTGTGGATGCCTTCAGGATGGTCACAGCTGCCAGGTATTACCCCAAGCTGATGAGCATTGTTGGCAATGTTCTCCGTTTTTTGCCCGCCTTTGTGAAGATGAAGCAGTTGATAGAGGAGCACTATGTGGGCAGCGTGATGATCTGTGACGTACGAGTTTATGGGGGAAGCTTGCTCAGTCACAAGTACAACTGGATCTGTGATGAGCTGATGGGAGGAGGTGGTCTGCATACGATGGGAACCTACATTATCGATCTCTTAACTCACCTCatcagcaggagagcagagaaggTCCATGGTTTGCTCAAGACTTTTGTGAAGCAGAACACAGCGATAAGCGGGATCCGCCATGTCACTAGTGatgacttctgctttttccagatGCTAATGAGCGAGGGTGTCTGTTGCACTGTGACTCTCAACTTCAACATGCCTGGATCGTTCATCCACGAAGTCATGATTGTTGGGTCTGCTGGGCGCCTCATAGCTCGTGGCACGGACTTGTATGGGCAGAAGAACACTGCGCTCCAGGAAGAACTACTGTTTACAGACTCTCTGACTGTCAACAAGGGCCTTTTGGATAAGGGGTTTAAAGACATCCCGCTGCTTTACCTAAAAGGAATGGTATACATGGTGCAAGCACTGCGGCAGTCTTTCCAAGACCAGGAAGACCGTCGGACATGGGATCATAAACCTGTTTCTATGGCAGCCTCTTTTGAAGATGGTCTGTACATGCAAAGTGTAGTAGAGGCCATCAAGAAATCCAGCAGGTCAGGGGAGTGGGAGGCTGTGGAGGTGATGACTGAGGAACCAGATGCCAATCAAAACCTCTGTGAGGCGCTTCAGAGAAATAACTTATGA
- the LOC130159095 gene encoding uncharacterized protein LOC130159095 isoform X4, with translation MEVQLASGFLPLLLLAWLPAGLSHQISATIDVSVGLDLILQCLLQAGSNSTARGVKWFNTTQNNGEKQNEDGVEMKNGSAQLVFPSVNKAHSGMYTCRMENMRNTSRNKDSKLNTHGTVASQPRESVITTECRFKIWSENLTVHVKWYRPAGLEVGNQTDTIVLGENCANLTSPGMHAASTGICGCRVFITRVNLTDTGNGTQGTVPSCSPGAPQAKGTWIETWAGLNFPLCIISSLAVATLLYMLVIGLLVWRCRRNRKGILGDRD, from the exons ATGGAGGTCCAGCTGGCCAGCGGCTTTCTGCCCCTGCTGCTCCttgcctggctgcctgctg GACTGTCTCACCAGATTTCAGCCACAATTGACGTGTCGGTAGGGTTAGATCTCAtcttgcagtgcctgctccagGCAGGCTCAAACAGCACTGCCAGGGGTGTGAAATGGTTTAATACCACACAAAAcaatggagaaaagcagaatgaagaTGGTGTGGAGATGAAAAATGGTTCTGCCCAGCTCGTCTTCCCCAGTGTGAACAAAGCACATTCAGGAATGTACACGTGCAGGATGGAGAACATGAGGAACACGTCCAGGAACAAAGATTCCAAACTGAACACTCATG GGACAGTCGCCAGCCAGCCAAGAGAGTCAGTCATCACCACAGAGTGCAGGTTCAAGATTTGGTCAGAGAATCTCACAGTACACGTGAAGTGGTACAGACCTGCAGGTCTGGAGGTGGGGAATCAAACTGACACCATCGTTCTGGGAGAAAACTGTGCCAACCTCACCAGCCCTGGCATGcatgcagccagcacaggaaTCTGTGGGTGTAGGGTCTTCATCACAAGAGTAAACTTGACAGACACTGGAAATGGTACGCAAGGGACAGTTCCTA GCTGTAGCCCTGGGGCACCTCAGGCCAAAGGCACCTGGATTGAGACCTGGGCAG GACTCAACTTCCCCCTGTGTATCATCTCCAGCTTAGCAGTGGCGACGCTTCTTTACATGCTGGTAATTGGCCTTCTGGTGTGGCGGtgcagaaggaacagaaaag GCATCCTCGGTGACAGGGACTGA
- the LOC130159095 gene encoding uncharacterized protein LOC130159095 isoform X2, with product MEVQLASGFLPLLLLAWLPAGLSHQISATIDVSVGLDLILQCLLQAGSNSTARGVKWFNTTQNNGEKQNEDGVEMKNGSAQLVFPSVNKAHSGMYTCRMENMRNTSRNKDSKLNTHGTVASQPRESVITTECRFKIWSENLTVHVKWYRPAGLEVGNQTDTIVLGENCANLTSPGMHAASTGICGCRVFITRVNLTDTGNGCSPGAPQAKGTWIETWAGLNFPLCIISSLAVATLLYMLVIGLLVWRCRRNRKGKAEPALSLRLLWELVSISSSPAGLDKPRLGRCPSLISCCSCSLGVPCTGLSRTNCPGVGRRFTPPFLLASCWLRACSWHKLWCK from the exons ATGGAGGTCCAGCTGGCCAGCGGCTTTCTGCCCCTGCTGCTCCttgcctggctgcctgctg GACTGTCTCACCAGATTTCAGCCACAATTGACGTGTCGGTAGGGTTAGATCTCAtcttgcagtgcctgctccagGCAGGCTCAAACAGCACTGCCAGGGGTGTGAAATGGTTTAATACCACACAAAAcaatggagaaaagcagaatgaagaTGGTGTGGAGATGAAAAATGGTTCTGCCCAGCTCGTCTTCCCCAGTGTGAACAAAGCACATTCAGGAATGTACACGTGCAGGATGGAGAACATGAGGAACACGTCCAGGAACAAAGATTCCAAACTGAACACTCATG GGACAGTCGCCAGCCAGCCAAGAGAGTCAGTCATCACCACAGAGTGCAGGTTCAAGATTTGGTCAGAGAATCTCACAGTACACGTGAAGTGGTACAGACCTGCAGGTCTGGAGGTGGGGAATCAAACTGACACCATCGTTCTGGGAGAAAACTGTGCCAACCTCACCAGCCCTGGCATGcatgcagccagcacaggaaTCTGTGGGTGTAGGGTCTTCATCACAAGAGTAAACTTGACAGACACTGGAAATG GCTGTAGCCCTGGGGCACCTCAGGCCAAAGGCACCTGGATTGAGACCTGGGCAG GACTCAACTTCCCCCTGTGTATCATCTCCAGCTTAGCAGTGGCGACGCTTCTTTACATGCTGGTAATTGGCCTTCTGGTGTGGCGGtgcagaaggaacagaaaaggtAAGGCTGAGCCCGCGCTGAGCCTCCGTCTGCTGTGGGAACTGGTCAGCATCTCCTCCTCACCTGCTGGCCTGGACAAGCCCAGGCTTGGGAGATGTCCATCTTTGAtatcctgctgctcctgctcactTGGGGTTCCCTGCACAGGTCTGTCCCGAACAAACTGTCCCGGGGTGGGGAGAAGGTTCACCCCTCCCTTTCTTCTGGCCAGTTGCTGGTTGAGAGCCTGCTCATGGCACAAGCTGTGGTGCAAGTGA
- the LOC130159095 gene encoding uncharacterized protein LOC130159095 isoform X3, whose translation MEVQLASGFLPLLLLAWLPAGLSHQISATIDVSVGLDLILQCLLQAGSNSTARGVKWFNTTQNNGEKQNEDGVEMKNGSAQLVFPSVNKAHSGMYTCRMENMRNTSRNKDSKLNTHGTVASQPRESVITTECRFKIWSENLTVHVKWYRPAGLEVGNQTDTIVLGENCANLTSPGMHAASTGICGCRVFITRVNLTDTGNGTQGTVPSCSPGAPQAKGTWIETWAGLNFPLCIISSLAVATLLYMLVIGLLVWRCRRNRKGKITSRQVVEMDQLRMASSVTGTEDLTYANLKFEKKGAKPASSDVVYTEIKPSQQKQCGRDAGAASAGMVISPKGEDK comes from the exons ATGGAGGTCCAGCTGGCCAGCGGCTTTCTGCCCCTGCTGCTCCttgcctggctgcctgctg GACTGTCTCACCAGATTTCAGCCACAATTGACGTGTCGGTAGGGTTAGATCTCAtcttgcagtgcctgctccagGCAGGCTCAAACAGCACTGCCAGGGGTGTGAAATGGTTTAATACCACACAAAAcaatggagaaaagcagaatgaagaTGGTGTGGAGATGAAAAATGGTTCTGCCCAGCTCGTCTTCCCCAGTGTGAACAAAGCACATTCAGGAATGTACACGTGCAGGATGGAGAACATGAGGAACACGTCCAGGAACAAAGATTCCAAACTGAACACTCATG GGACAGTCGCCAGCCAGCCAAGAGAGTCAGTCATCACCACAGAGTGCAGGTTCAAGATTTGGTCAGAGAATCTCACAGTACACGTGAAGTGGTACAGACCTGCAGGTCTGGAGGTGGGGAATCAAACTGACACCATCGTTCTGGGAGAAAACTGTGCCAACCTCACCAGCCCTGGCATGcatgcagccagcacaggaaTCTGTGGGTGTAGGGTCTTCATCACAAGAGTAAACTTGACAGACACTGGAAATGGTACGCAAGGGACAGTTCCTA GCTGTAGCCCTGGGGCACCTCAGGCCAAAGGCACCTGGATTGAGACCTGGGCAG GACTCAACTTCCCCCTGTGTATCATCTCCAGCTTAGCAGTGGCGACGCTTCTTTACATGCTGGTAATTGGCCTTCTGGTGTGGCGGtgcagaaggaacagaaaag GAAAGATTACAAGCAGGCAAGTGGTAGAGATGGATCAGCTCAGAATG GCATCCTCGGTGACAGGGACTGAGGACCTGACCTACGCCAACCTGAAGTTCGAAAAGAAGGGGGCGAAACCCGCCTCCTCTGACGTTGTTTACACCGAGATCAAACCatcacagcaaaagcagtgtGGCAGGGATGCGGGTGCTGCCAGCGCAGGGATGGTTATCTCCCCCAAGGGAGAGGACAAatga